One Hyphomicrobium sp. CS1GBMeth3 DNA window includes the following coding sequences:
- a CDS encoding ABC transporter ATP-binding protein — translation MTQQPVLEAVDVVKELGKGAGKVVALKGVNLSLVKGELTLLMGPSGSGKTTLLSILGCILTPTSGKVRVEGEETTDKSPEELAEIRRKHIGFIFQSYNLFPTLSAIENVRIALDVIGRKGYQAALRAEEVLRDVGLGNRLKNYPSNLSGGEQQRVAVARAIAASPSVVLADEPTAALDSENGHAVMALLARIAKEQNRSVLAVTHDPRTLGYADRVVRIEDGLIVGEERRPQGLDAPEIADLTKRRKANG, via the coding sequence ATGACCCAGCAGCCCGTTCTCGAGGCAGTAGACGTGGTCAAGGAGCTCGGTAAAGGCGCCGGCAAGGTTGTTGCGCTCAAAGGCGTGAACCTATCGCTGGTCAAGGGCGAGCTGACGCTGCTGATGGGCCCCTCCGGCAGCGGCAAGACCACGCTGTTGTCGATCCTCGGCTGCATCCTGACACCGACATCCGGGAAGGTCCGTGTCGAGGGTGAGGAGACGACCGACAAGAGCCCCGAGGAGCTCGCGGAGATCCGCCGCAAGCACATCGGGTTCATCTTCCAGTCCTACAACCTGTTTCCGACGCTGTCGGCGATCGAGAACGTCCGCATCGCGCTGGACGTCATTGGCCGCAAGGGCTACCAGGCCGCGTTGCGCGCCGAGGAGGTGCTGCGCGACGTCGGGCTCGGCAACCGGCTGAAGAACTACCCGTCGAACCTTTCGGGCGGAGAGCAGCAGCGCGTCGCGGTCGCGCGCGCCATCGCAGCCTCGCCGTCTGTCGTTCTCGCGGACGAGCCGACGGCAGCTCTCGACAGCGAGAACGGACACGCCGTGATGGCGCTTTTGGCGCGCATCGCCAAGGAGCAGAACCGCAGCGTTCTGGCTGTGACGCACGATCCGCGCACGCTCGGCTATGCCGACCGCGTTGTGCGCATCGAGGATGGATTGATCGTCGGTGAGGAGCGTCGGCCACAGGGCCTCGATGCGCCTGAGATTGCCGACCTGACGAAGAGGCGGAAAGCAAATGGCTAA
- a CDS encoding ABC transporter permease encodes MILTLAFRNLFHDRIRLAVTLVGILFSIVLVAIQLGMYLGSSRMITSMIERSDSDLWIMAYGAKSFEEGGILLSTLERHQALATPGVKAVIPLVVSFAEWRKPEGGSTRVVLVGTDAEDGGLEPWALVEGTWQDIKSPDAISADDTYFRELGINGIGDTAQIAQGRVKVKALTHRIRSFTQSPYVFTTLSRARSLLGADSDKATYFLVQLEPGADVETVRRELRDRLEGGAEVLTKAEFEDRSLRQWLFRTGAGLALIGGALLGILVGTVIVAQTLYSSTKDHLNEFATLRALGSSSGYIYKVILAQAGLSAVIGYVLGILISLGILYISRNTPLPLVMTPGLAVALLGLTLFMSAVSAISAIIKVTRIDPATVFNR; translated from the coding sequence ATGATCCTCACTCTTGCGTTCCGCAATTTGTTTCACGACCGCATCCGGCTCGCCGTGACGCTGGTCGGAATTTTGTTCTCGATCGTCCTCGTTGCGATCCAGCTCGGTATGTATCTCGGCTCGAGCCGCATGATCACGTCGATGATCGAACGCTCGGACAGCGACCTCTGGATCATGGCCTACGGCGCCAAGAGCTTCGAGGAAGGCGGCATCCTGCTTTCGACGCTTGAGCGGCACCAGGCGCTTGCGACACCGGGCGTCAAGGCGGTGATCCCTCTCGTCGTATCGTTCGCGGAGTGGCGCAAGCCCGAGGGTGGCTCCACGCGCGTCGTGCTCGTCGGTACGGATGCCGAGGATGGCGGACTGGAGCCCTGGGCGCTCGTGGAAGGGACGTGGCAGGATATCAAGTCGCCGGATGCCATCTCGGCCGACGACACCTATTTCCGCGAGCTCGGCATCAACGGTATCGGCGATACGGCGCAGATCGCGCAGGGTCGCGTCAAGGTCAAGGCGCTGACGCACCGCATCCGCTCCTTCACGCAGTCGCCGTACGTGTTCACGACGCTCTCGCGGGCGCGCAGCCTGCTCGGCGCCGACAGCGACAAGGCAACGTACTTCCTCGTGCAGCTCGAGCCCGGCGCCGACGTCGAGACCGTGCGCCGCGAACTGCGCGACCGCCTCGAAGGCGGTGCAGAGGTCCTGACCAAGGCTGAGTTCGAAGACAGAAGCCTGCGCCAGTGGCTGTTCCGCACAGGCGCCGGCTTGGCGCTGATCGGTGGCGCGCTGCTCGGCATTCTGGTCGGCACCGTCATCGTCGCCCAGACGCTCTACTCGAGCACCAAGGACCACCTGAACGAGTTTGCGACCTTGCGCGCGCTTGGCTCGTCGTCGGGCTACATCTACAAGGTCATCCTTGCCCAGGCGGGTCTCAGCGCCGTCATCGGTTACGTGCTCGGCATTCTTATCTCGCTCGGCATCCTCTACATCAGTCGCAACACGCCACTGCCTCTGGTCATGACGCCCGGGCTTGCGGTCGCGCTGCTTGGCTTGACGCTCTTCATGTCGGCGGTCTCCGCGATCTCGGCGATCATCAAGGTCACCCGCATCGATCCAGCCACGGTGTTCAATAGATGA
- a CDS encoding efflux RND transporter periplasmic adaptor subunit produces the protein MAKKLDPTVTAVVAAGVAAIVTSVALNQIAPRLGGEAQAIESATAQESRTRQVWAASATGRVEPKGGEVRISSEVSGRIVDVLAETNDKVAAGDPLVVLDDDDLQVKLSAAESEAEVRILERDEEPATGIALERRQAEDALNTSERARFTAQQEFDETYRKFKHGNADTNAVKSAREKLVEARKKATEDRAKLDEILAKADLPAPTRVESALWVARTDVAQVENAIERTRVRAPADGSILNVWAKVGELSAPSLEAPLLLFGDISSLQVRAEVEERDVTKIRMGQRVIVRADAFPDKDFEGVVTQVAPALGSPRIISRGPRRPNDVEVLEVLISLNGSPPLLTGMRVDAFFRNEAASAAR, from the coding sequence ATGGCTAAGAAGTTGGATCCAACCGTCACCGCTGTGGTGGCAGCTGGCGTTGCGGCCATCGTGACCAGCGTGGCGCTGAATCAGATCGCGCCGCGGCTCGGCGGTGAGGCGCAGGCCATTGAAAGCGCAACCGCGCAGGAGAGCCGCACGCGTCAGGTATGGGCAGCATCCGCCACCGGCCGCGTCGAGCCCAAGGGCGGCGAGGTCCGTATCTCGTCGGAAGTTTCAGGCCGCATTGTCGACGTCCTCGCCGAGACCAACGACAAGGTCGCCGCTGGCGACCCGCTCGTCGTTTTGGACGACGACGATCTGCAGGTGAAGCTTTCGGCCGCGGAGTCGGAAGCCGAGGTCCGCATCCTTGAGCGCGACGAGGAGCCCGCGACCGGCATTGCGCTCGAGCGCCGCCAGGCGGAGGACGCACTGAACACGTCCGAGCGCGCGCGTTTCACTGCTCAGCAGGAGTTCGACGAGACCTATCGTAAGTTCAAGCACGGCAACGCCGACACCAACGCCGTGAAGAGCGCCCGCGAAAAGCTGGTTGAGGCGCGCAAGAAGGCAACGGAAGATCGCGCCAAGCTCGATGAGATCCTGGCCAAGGCGGATCTGCCGGCGCCGACGCGGGTGGAATCGGCGCTCTGGGTCGCGCGCACCGACGTTGCGCAGGTCGAGAACGCCATCGAGCGCACGCGTGTGCGCGCACCGGCGGACGGATCCATCCTGAACGTCTGGGCCAAGGTGGGCGAGCTGTCGGCACCGTCGCTCGAAGCGCCGCTCCTGCTCTTTGGCGACATCTCGAGCTTGCAGGTTCGCGCCGAAGTCGAGGAGCGCGACGTGACCAAGATCCGCATGGGCCAGCGCGTCATCGTGCGCGCGGATGCTTTCCCGGACAAGGATTTCGAGGGCGTGGTGACACAAGTCGCGCCGGCGCTTGGTTCGCCCCGCATCATCTCGCGCGGTCCGCGCCGTCCCAACGACGTCGAGGTGCTCGAGGTGTTGATCTCCCTCAATGGCAGCCCGCCCCTGCTGACCGGCATGCGCGTTGACGCATTCTTCCGGAACGAGGCCGCTTCCGCTGCTCGTTAG
- a CDS encoding DUF6460 domain-containing protein, translating into MDRNTIFGGNPLGVILRLAVISIVVGIVMKALGIDLGNFFQRVNELLRNLYDLGFGAIEWVLEYMLLGALVVIPIWIIVRLANAGRSKSE; encoded by the coding sequence ATGGACCGTAACACGATTTTCGGCGGAAACCCGCTTGGGGTCATTCTCCGCCTCGCCGTGATCTCGATCGTGGTCGGGATCGTGATGAAGGCGCTTGGCATCGACCTCGGCAACTTCTTCCAGCGCGTCAATGAGCTGCTGCGGAACCTCTATGACCTCGGGTTCGGCGCCATCGAATGGGTGCTCGAATACATGCTGCTCGGCGCCTTGGTCGTCATTCCGATCTGGATCATCGTACGTCTGGCAAACGCCGGCCGCTCAAAGTCGGAGTAA